One region of Candidatus Omnitrophota bacterium genomic DNA includes:
- the murI gene encoding glutamate racemase translates to MTKAIGVFDSGVGGLTVAKELLQHLPSEDIVYFGDIARVPYGIKSRETVIRFSIENILFLLKHDVKLICVACNTVSSFALPVIKHHFRVPIVGVISPGVREAVYATKNKRIGIIGTRGTVKSRAYEIEIKQLDPAVKVTAVSCPLFVPFVEEGWLSGGPVEEIARMYLKPLKDAKVDTLILGCTHYPLLKPLIKKIMGDGVILIDSAKQVAIEVKKILASENMLNEKRKAVNKFYVSDNPEWFSSLAKSFLGTNVKNVQKVDHCAV, encoded by the coding sequence ATGACCAAGGCAATTGGAGTTTTTGATTCCGGTGTTGGAGGCTTGACAGTAGCTAAAGAACTTTTACAGCATTTACCCAGTGAGGATATTGTTTATTTTGGGGATATTGCCCGTGTTCCATACGGAATAAAATCGCGCGAGACAGTGATCCGTTTTTCTATTGAGAATATTTTATTTCTCCTGAAGCACGATGTAAAACTTATTTGCGTGGCCTGTAACACTGTTTCAAGCTTTGCGCTTCCGGTTATAAAGCATCATTTCCGCGTGCCAATCGTAGGCGTAATAAGCCCCGGGGTAAGGGAAGCGGTTTATGCCACAAAAAATAAAAGAATAGGAATTATCGGTACGCGCGGCACAGTAAAAAGCCGCGCCTATGAAATAGAAATAAAACAGCTTGACCCAGCGGTGAAAGTAACCGCGGTTTCCTGTCCCTTATTTGTGCCCTTTGTGGAAGAGGGGTGGCTTTCCGGAGGGCCAGTTGAAGAAATCGCGAGGATGTATTTAAAGCCCCTAAAGGATGCTAAAGTGGATACACTTATTTTAGGCTGCACGCATTATCCGCTTTTAAAGCCTTTGATCAAGAAGATTATGGGTGATGGTGTGATCTTGATTGATTCTGCCAAGCAGGTGGCAATTGAAGTAAAGAAGATCTTGGCTAGTGAAAATATGCTTAATGAAAAGAGAAAAGCGGTGAATAAATTTTATGTAAGCGACAATCCCGAATGGTTTTCAAGTTTAGCAAAATCATTTTTGGGCACAAACGTAAAGAATGTGCAAAAAGTCGACCACTGCGCCGTATAA